Genomic segment of Gemmatimonas sp.:
TACTTCTCGAGTCAGCCGGTGGCGCTTGACACGGTCGACATGGCGCAGGTGGAGAAGCTCAAACAGTTCAAGGCATCGTGCCGGACACGGGGATTATACGAAGGCTATGACAGCCATTCGGACTTCAAGGCCACGCTGTATCGCCACCTGCAGCTAAAGGTGAATGAGCATCCGTTGTTCCGGCTTGACGCGTCGCTGGAGCACGGCGACGTCGTCGAATCGACGACGGAACTGCCGCGGCTCTCCCCGGAAGCGCGCACGCTGTTGAAGGAAGCGAGCATGGATCCCCAAGGGATGATCCTGCATCTGCGTTTCGGTGGCGGGGCGGAGCTGCAGGCGAACGGCAAGAACCTGCTGACGTCGTACGACCGGCGCGACGTGGCGAAGTGGGAGGAGGCGTTGGAGGAGCTGGTGCGGCTGGAGCTGATACTCGCGCGCGGAGAGGCGCGCGAGGTGTATGAGGTGTCCAATCTCGGGTATCAGATCGCGGACATGATCACGTTGTAGCGATCTACGGCGGATCACGGGGTCCGGTTCAAGGGGTCAGAGTCGTTGAACGCCGGCGGTTCAAGGCGGTTCAAGGCGGTTCAAGGGGTCAGAGTCGTTGAACGCCGGCCGTTCTCGGATCCTGAGCCGTTACGACACCCGGAGGTCAAACGGCTCGCGACGGCGGTTTCCTCCGTGCGCCAGGCGGCTAATCGGTCGTCCCAGGCGCGCGCGAACTTCATCAGCAAAAGCTGCTGACCCGAGCACGTCTCCTCGTCGAACTGCGAGGCGGATCCCGCCGGCGACGTCGGGATCGACCAATGGCGCACACAACGCACGGTATGCGACCTGTCGCTCAGCCGGCGAATGACCAAGGGAGTGATATTCTGGATGCTCCGTAATGAGGTCATCACGCGCCCCGTGTGCGAGACGGGCGAAGCTGGACCACCGGTAGGCGGCCGGCTCCCGCACTATCCCCGCCCGCACTGGATTCTGGTCGATGTAGCGGGAGCAGGCGAGGAAGTATCGGGCTGAGTCAATCACGCTGGACCGAAACCGCCCTTCCCACAGCGTTCCCGTACGGTCATGTCGCGCATTATATGCTCGAACATATTTCCGGCCCATCCATTGTGTGAGCTGCGGGATCGCATCAGCCCGTTGCGGAGTCATCAGCAGGTGAACGTGATTGGACATCAATACATACGCATGAACCCCGCACCCAAACCGGTGGCAGCCCTCGAGCAGAAGCTCTCTGTAAAGCCACCGGTCCCGATCATCCCCGAAGACCGGCCCTCGATTATTGCCGCGCTGCAGATGGTGAACGGGTACACCCGAAA
This window contains:
- a CDS encoding transposase; the protein is MPRMPRILLSGVPVHHLQRGNNRGPVFGDDRDRWLYRELLLEGCHRFGCGVHAYVLMSNHVHLLMTPQRADAIPQLTQWMGRKYVRAYNARHDRTGTLWEGRFRSSVIDSARYFLACSRYIDQNPVRAGIVREPAAYRWSSFARLAHGARDDLITEHPEYHSLGHSPAERQVAYRALCAPLVDPDVAGGIRLAVRRGDVLGSAAFADEVRARLGRPISRLAHGGNRRREPFDLRVS